CTGGACAGCGGTATCGGGTCGGGAATCCGGCATGTCATGGCCCTTGCCCTTGTGGCTTGCTCCGGCGATTTTTCGCTTTGTGTTCCGGGTCATTTCCTGAAATCCTTCTGCGGTCGGCAATATCAGTTTTATGGCGGCAGTGTAGTGCGCTGACAGGAGCTTGTCTAGAAAATATCTTGAAAAGTCGCCTCTGGCGCGTCAAACACCACGCGCAGGCTTGCCCAGCGAAAATTAAGAGGTTAGTATCTGACCAACGCAAGTTGTTGCCGCGCTGCCGCTCCGCAGCGTATCGCCGTCTCTGAACCGCAATCCCCATTTACAAGCAAGGAAAACCCACATGGCAGTTGCTGCTTTTCCCATAGGTCCGTTACAGACCAACAGCTACCTTATCCACAAGACCTCCAAGGCCGTGGCCATCGACGTAGGCGGCGACCCCGCCCCCATGCTGGAATACCTGAACACACACCACCTGAAGCTTGAGGCCATCTGCATAACCCACCGCCATTTCGACCATATGTACGGTGTGGCCGCTCTGGAAGAAGCCACCGGCGCGCTGGTATACATTCCGCAGGACGACGACAGCCTCGCGGGTACGGACTCCGGCAAGGGCGGCGTCTGGGGCTTTCCGCCGGTTCCGGAATTTACGGCCGCCCCCATGCCCATGGGCAATACAATCTTTGGCGACATGGTCTGCCAAGTGCTTAAAACACCTGGCCATA
This DNA window, taken from Desulfovibrio sp. 86, encodes the following:
- a CDS encoding MBL fold metallo-hydrolase; protein product: MAVAAFPIGPLQTNSYLIHKTSKAVAIDVGGDPAPMLEYLNTHHLKLEAICITHRHFDHMYGVAALEEATGALVYIPQDDDSLAGTDSGKGGVWGFPPVPEFTAAPMPMGNTIFGDMVCQVLKTPGHTPGGVSLYFPDEHAVFSGDALFYRSIGRTDFPGGDHDTLLRSVKDVLFKLPAETTVYPGHGPTTNIGDEIANNPFCGEFRP